A single window of Algiphilus sp. DNA harbors:
- a CDS encoding 2Fe-2S iron-sulfur cluster-binding protein produces MARVEVVTRDGESRTLESTGACPLMEVLRDGSTGVEGTCGGMCSCGTCHVYVAPEWAGKLPERSEDEAMMLEALGDFVEVRPTSRLACQIELDDGLSGIAVEVAPEA; encoded by the coding sequence ATGGCGCGAGTGGAAGTGGTGACCCGGGACGGCGAGAGCCGGACGCTGGAATCGACGGGCGCATGCCCGCTCATGGAGGTGCTGCGCGATGGCAGCACCGGCGTCGAGGGGACCTGTGGCGGCATGTGCTCATGCGGCACCTGCCATGTCTACGTCGCGCCGGAATGGGCCGGGAAGCTTCCCGAGCGCAGCGAGGACGAAGCCATGATGCTGGAGGCGCTCGGCGACTTCGTCGAGGTTCGCCCGACCTCGCGTCTGGCCTGCCAGATCGAGCTCGACGACGGACTTTCCGGCATCGCGGTGGAAGTCGCACCCGAGGCCTGA
- a CDS encoding TetR/AcrR family transcriptional regulator, which translates to METSASQSCMRAPAPPRGDRRPGRPPRVRIEQILDAAIAIGLRDVTLRRVAQRLGVGAATLYRHVSGRDELVRLASFRLALARQVASDDAHPPSHWAEVVCTYADSLVEVFAEQPQLIGELAAGRLAPETEIIFLEPFLAQLAACGVGTEAGMRLHNAVAMLAVGAAAGAAGARAAGGGAHLVAGMEKAVRAAGPRRYPHVMRGLHCYRTAEREHWRSALLPMLHGFAHERGEVLPAGLVEGDRNGNQAAREAEQQEATS; encoded by the coding sequence ATGGAGACGTCTGCCAGCCAGTCGTGCATGCGGGCACCGGCACCGCCGCGGGGTGATCGTCGGCCCGGCCGGCCGCCGCGGGTGCGCATCGAGCAGATTCTCGACGCGGCCATCGCCATCGGGCTGCGCGACGTCACGCTCCGCCGTGTCGCACAGCGGCTCGGCGTCGGCGCGGCGACGCTCTATCGCCACGTCAGCGGCCGCGACGAACTGGTTCGGCTGGCGAGCTTCCGGCTTGCGCTGGCCCGCCAGGTGGCCAGCGACGACGCGCATCCGCCCTCCCACTGGGCCGAGGTGGTGTGCACCTACGCCGATAGCCTGGTCGAGGTCTTCGCCGAGCAGCCGCAGCTGATCGGCGAGCTCGCGGCCGGCCGCCTCGCGCCGGAGACCGAGATCATCTTCCTCGAGCCATTCCTGGCGCAGCTGGCCGCGTGCGGGGTCGGCACCGAGGCAGGCATGCGGCTGCACAACGCCGTGGCCATGCTGGCCGTGGGGGCGGCCGCCGGCGCCGCCGGTGCGCGCGCGGCGGGCGGCGGCGCACATCTGGTCGCGGGCATGGAGAAGGCCGTCAGGGCGGCCGGCCCGCGGCGCTATCCGCACGTCATGCGCGGACTCCACTGCTATCGCACCGCCGAGCGCGAGCACTGGCGCTCGGCGCTGCTGCCGATGCTGCACGGCTTCGCCCACGAGCGCGGCGAGGTCCTGCCCGCCGGCCTCGTCGAAGGCGATCGAAACGGAAACCAGGCCGCCCGCGAGGCGGAACAGCAGGAGGCGACATCATGA
- a CDS encoding amidohydrolase family protein: MLIRDAELDFGGRRGDVRVAEGRVAEIAPRLSRRAGETVVTAGGCALLPSLCDHHLHLKATAAARASVDCADAACPDATALAERLQAADRVLPAGGWLRGNGFHEHVLAGSGAAPDRDWLDRVVPHRPARLQHRSGRMWLLNTAALRAIGVDEDDGDTPLERRGGRFTGRLYDADGWLGARTGARRPDLGDLSRALWALGVTAVTDCSHDNDRDDVAAFGAAQRSGALLQDVLVMGNADLDGAGVPADGDDGPELAIGARKFHLHDAALPDLDELTAAMRAAHAAGRNVAAHCVSRVDLAFALAAWRAAGARPGDRVEHASVAPPEALAEIAALGLTVVSQPAMISERGAVYRREVDADDLPHLYRLRSFQVAGVPLALSSDAPYTDIDPWRAMAAAVTRRCADGEPLGPGEALSPERAYAAMAGRPSGPGRGDLRLRAGMRADLCLLDRDWAAARADLGCVRPRRAWRAGADNYHLNGVGHGAPACAP, from the coding sequence GTGCTGATCCGCGACGCCGAGCTCGACTTCGGTGGACGGCGTGGCGATGTGCGCGTGGCCGAAGGACGCGTCGCCGAGATCGCGCCACGGCTGTCGCGTCGCGCCGGCGAGACCGTGGTGACGGCCGGCGGCTGTGCGCTGCTGCCCAGCCTCTGTGACCATCATCTTCATCTCAAGGCGACCGCGGCGGCGCGCGCCTCGGTCGACTGCGCAGACGCCGCCTGCCCCGATGCGACCGCACTCGCGGAGCGCCTGCAGGCGGCTGATCGCGTGCTGCCGGCAGGAGGGTGGCTGCGCGGCAACGGATTCCACGAGCACGTGCTGGCCGGGTCCGGCGCCGCTCCGGACCGCGACTGGCTGGACCGGGTGGTGCCCCACCGCCCGGCGCGGCTCCAGCATCGCAGCGGTCGCATGTGGCTCCTCAACACGGCCGCGCTGCGGGCGATCGGTGTCGACGAGGACGACGGCGACACGCCGCTGGAGCGCCGGGGCGGGCGCTTCACCGGGCGCCTCTACGACGCCGACGGCTGGCTGGGCGCGCGCACCGGCGCGCGGCGACCGGATCTGGGCGACCTCAGCCGGGCACTGTGGGCGCTGGGCGTGACGGCGGTCACCGACTGCAGCCACGACAACGACCGCGACGATGTCGCCGCCTTCGGAGCAGCGCAGCGCAGCGGTGCGCTGCTGCAGGATGTGCTGGTGATGGGCAATGCCGACCTCGACGGTGCCGGGGTGCCCGCCGACGGAGACGACGGTCCGGAGCTGGCCATCGGCGCGCGCAAGTTCCATCTGCACGACGCGGCGCTGCCCGATCTCGACGAGCTGACCGCGGCGATGCGCGCCGCCCACGCCGCCGGCCGCAACGTTGCCGCGCATTGCGTCAGCCGCGTCGATCTGGCCTTTGCGCTGGCCGCCTGGCGCGCCGCGGGGGCGCGCCCTGGTGACCGCGTCGAGCACGCCTCGGTCGCGCCACCCGAAGCACTGGCCGAGATCGCCGCGCTCGGCCTGACGGTGGTGTCGCAGCCCGCGATGATCAGCGAGCGCGGCGCGGTCTATCGCCGGGAGGTCGATGCGGACGACCTGCCGCATCTCTACCGCCTGCGCAGCTTCCAGGTCGCCGGTGTGCCTCTGGCGCTGAGCAGTGACGCGCCCTATACCGACATTGATCCCTGGCGGGCGATGGCGGCCGCGGTGACACGACGCTGCGCCGACGGCGAGCCGCTGGGCCCGGGCGAGGCGCTGAGCCCGGAGCGTGCCTACGCCGCCATGGCCGGCCGGCCGAGCGGGCCGGGGCGGGGCGATCTCCGCCTGCGTGCGGGCATGCGGGCCGATCTGTGCCTGCTCGACCGCGACTGGGCGGCGGCGCGCGCCGATCTGGGATGCGTGCGTCCGCGGCGGGCGTGGAGGGCGGGTGCCGACAACTATCACCTGAATGGAGTAGGACACGGTGCGCCCGCCTGCGCACCATGA
- a CDS encoding Rieske 2Fe-2S domain-containing protein, with protein sequence MGAINLQQLLESQQLERCPFPIPSGWFHVDFSENLAKEEIRNVFIFGQEWVLFRNESGKVGMTDPYCPHLGAHIGHGGKVVGENIRCPFHHWQYDTEGWCKEIPYGKIAPPITKKQAILRTLPIVEKYGMIWAWYHPKCEAPTWELPYIPELEDEEGWTGSRRGSWTASTAIQEIAENGVDFAHLKFLHGAEQIPPAEVNFDDHVIDINMGHGYIVGKGYGPGLNVFRFTQNGVSATMISYTQPIDVEKSQMNMSFRHADYPEGSQERMIASRIVDHMIGEAEGEESAGFESVDFIVWNHKKYRPNPLLCDGDGPVLQFRKWFKQFYVTDEETLAKI encoded by the coding sequence ATGGGTGCCATCAATCTCCAGCAGCTGCTCGAGTCCCAGCAGCTTGAGCGTTGCCCGTTTCCGATCCCGTCGGGCTGGTTCCACGTCGATTTCTCGGAGAACCTGGCCAAGGAGGAGATCCGCAACGTCTTCATCTTCGGCCAGGAGTGGGTGCTCTTCCGGAACGAGTCCGGCAAGGTCGGCATGACCGATCCGTACTGCCCGCATCTGGGCGCCCACATCGGCCACGGCGGCAAGGTTGTCGGCGAGAACATCCGCTGCCCGTTCCATCACTGGCAGTACGACACCGAGGGCTGGTGCAAGGAGATCCCGTACGGCAAGATCGCGCCGCCGATCACCAAGAAGCAGGCCATCCTGCGCACGCTTCCGATCGTCGAGAAGTACGGCATGATCTGGGCCTGGTACCACCCCAAGTGCGAGGCGCCGACCTGGGAACTGCCCTACATCCCCGAGCTCGAGGACGAGGAGGGCTGGACCGGCTCGCGTCGCGGTTCGTGGACCGCCAGCACGGCGATCCAGGAGATCGCCGAGAACGGTGTCGACTTCGCCCATCTCAAGTTCCTGCACGGTGCGGAGCAGATCCCGCCGGCCGAGGTGAACTTCGACGATCATGTCATCGACATCAACATGGGTCACGGCTACATCGTCGGCAAGGGCTACGGCCCCGGTCTGAACGTATTCCGCTTCACGCAGAACGGCGTGTCCGCCACCATGATCAGCTACACGCAGCCGATCGATGTCGAGAAGAGCCAGATGAACATGAGCTTCCGGCACGCGGACTACCCGGAAGGCTCGCAGGAGCGCATGATCGCCTCCAGGATCGTCGATCACATGATCGGCGAGGCCGAGGGCGAAGAGAGCGCCGGCTTCGAGAGCGTCGATTTCATCGTGTGGAACCACAAGAAGTACCGCCCCAACCCGCTGCTGTGCGACGGCGACGGTCCGGTGCTGCAGTTCCGCAAGTGGTTCAAGCAGTTCTACGTCACGGATGAGGAAACGCTGGCGAAGATCTAG